The following is a genomic window from Nitrospira lenta.
GACCTATCCGTATGGGGAACCGCTGGAGCATCTATACGCAGCCTAACCCAGTACCAGTGAGGCACTATGGAAACGCACCGTCATGTAACGAAGCGGCTGTTCATGCTGCTGACAATAGCTGGGCTGACACTGAGCCACGGCGAGTGTGCGGCGGCTGGAAACGCACCGTGGAACACTCACGCAAACGAAGCGGCCCGCCTGGCGTTGCGGTATGCCAACGCCTTGGCAACGAACCGCGCCGATGATTGGGCCCGCCTCGACTTAGGCTGCCTCAGCCGCTTGCGCGCGGCGGGGGCCGGGTCGCCGGACAATCGAAAACGGGTCGCGCGCACCTGCTACGACGACACCGTAAACGCCTATCGCGCCATGCTTGAAGACACCGTCGAGCCAGGCGTGCTCGGCTCGACGGCGCGCGGGCGCAGCTTGGGTCTGCTGTCAGAAACCCATCGCCACGCCAGTCTCTGGAAAGACTATCCCCCCGCGCTCTTCCTATCGCCCGCCGCAGTCCGATCCAGCCTCGCGACACCGCCGACGGTCGAACTCCGCACCGTCTCCCCGACACGTCCCATTGCTATCGCTCAAGGCACCGCCATGCCCTCGACAGTCGGCGGCACACTGGTCGAACTGGTCGTCACGTACCCGGATCCCTTCGCCGCACCCAGTGCCCTGGCGCCCAATGAAGTCTGGTGGGCCAGCGGATCGGCTCGCCGCTACCAGCCGGTCCACAGTGTCGTCATCCGGCTGGTCGTCGTCAGCAATCTACGCCGCCTCGGCTACGCGGAGGATCGCGCCGTCGTCAACGAAGTTCTCCCCGATGCGCCGCATATCCCCGCGACATCCTATGGCATCAACCCAACCGATGCAGCGCTTCAGCCCGAGATCAGGGGGCAGTTCGTCCTGGGCTCAGCCAGGTGGTGGACCCGCGCCCTGGCGGGCGAGCGATATTCCGCTGTGCTCAAGCAAGCGGAATTGACAGCGGACAAGCGAGAAAAGCGGGCGCTGTTCGCCTCACTGTTGTCCCTCGATCCAACCGATCCTCAGGTAAATGCCCAACTGGGCACGCTCGAATTCGAGTCCTTCCTCCGCGAAGGACTGGCGAAGGCAGGCATCGGCGCGGCTGATGAAGCCATGAAGCGGCAGGTAGCGGAGCTGTACTGGAATCTGCTGGCCCAGACCTGGCGCCAGGAACTGACCGACGTCGCCGTCGGACATTCACCTGCGGCGGACGCCTTCTATGCTGCCTTTCAAGCGCTTGAAGCTGCGGTCGGAACCGGAACCGCGTCACCGGAATTACAGCGCCAACTGGGCCTGCTCCACCGGTGGAATAACGATGTGCCGTCGGCCCTTGCGCTCCATGAGCCGCTCCTGCTCGCCATAGGAAAAGAGAATCGCCCGGCACGCAGCCGGTTGCTCGCGGACCTTGCCTGGGACCGCATTCAATGGGTGAGCTGGGAGCGGCGCTACGATCATCCCTGGCTTCAACAGGCTCAGGACGAAGCGCGCCAGGCGATGGAACTGGCCGATACCCCGATCGCGCGATTGGTGCCGGCTCAAGCCCTGCTGCTGGCTGAAGCCTTGTCCGTCACCCGAACGCCCGACGGCCTGGACGCGCGGCTCCATGCGGTGAAAGACCATCATGAACATCTGAGCGGCGTGACCGGCTTGTGGCCCTACCTCGTCGGAAACGATGTAGTGAAGGCGTTGGTCCCTGACGGCCGGCGCGTGACACTGCCGACGCCGGTGCGCGCCCCCGACGTGCTCAACGTAGAAGTCCACGCGAAGCCCCCGCAGCAGGATATCGTCTGGCAGTGGAACTTCGATCAGGATGCGCCCGAGACCGTGCCAACCGGATTCGTCGTGCTGAGTACGCCCGGAGCCGACACCGCGGGTTGGCGTGTGCGGCCTGACGGACAGCTCCCCGTACCTGGCCAATTGGTCATCCAAGACCGCCCCTGCGGGACGGATACTTGCGCCCATCTCCTGTTGGCTGATCGCATCCGCACCACCTATCCGGACGCCACGGTACAACTCGCCGAGTTATCACCAGGCAGCGGCGGGGAAGCCGGGCTCGCCCTGGCGGTGCGCGATAATCAAAACTTTTACTCCGTCACGCTCAGCCCCTCGACCGGCAAGCTGACCACGCGCCGCGTCACCGACGGCCGCACGATCGTGCTGGGAGAAATCACCGTGAAGCTCGCCCAGCGGCCATGGCACAGCCTGCGGGTGCAACGGATCAACTTCCTTCACCTGGATCGCGGACGCCTGAGTGTGTTTGTCGACGGCGCTCAAGTCGCCGCGGTGGCGGACGAGTGGATCACACAGGAAGGGTCAATCGGACTGATTACACTTGGGCAGACCGCAGCACAATTCGACGGACTCCATCTGCTCGATCTCGTGTCGAATCGCACACTCTCCGGGCCGGCGGCCTATTGAAAAGGGGCATCCCCGTGCAACACCTCAGAGAGCTGGAAGATCAGAGCGTCTACATTCTTCGCGAAGCCTACAAACACTTCAACGAGCTCGCCATGCTCTGGTCGATGGGCAAGGACTCGACGGTGCTGTTATGGCTGGCCAGGAAAGCGTTCTTCGGTCACGTGCCGTTTCCGCTCGTGCACATCGATACCGGCTACGAAATGCCGGAATTGATCGACTATCGCGATCGCCTCGCCAAGGAGTGGCACCTCAATCTCGTCGTCGGCCAAAACCGGGAGGCCCTGGCCGGCGGCATGGGCCCTGACCGAGGCCGCGTCACCTGCTGCACGGCGATGAAGATCGAGGCGCTCAAACACACCATCGCGACGCACAAGTGGACGGCCGTGATTCTGGGGATTCGCGCCGATGAGGAAGGCACGCGAGCAAAAGAACGCTATTTTTCATTGCGCGACCAGCACGGCGAGTGGAACTTCCGCGACCAGCCCCCGGAACTGTGGGACCAATACAAAACGACGTTTCCCGCCGGGTCGCATGTGCGCGTGCACCCGCTGCTTGACTGGACCGAGCTGAACATCTGGGAATACCTCGAACAAGAACGGGTGTCTCTTCCGAAATTGTATTTCGACCGGGGCGCCGGCACGCGCTATCGCAGCCTGGGATGCGTCCCCTGCACCGGAACCGTCAATTCCTGCGCCAACACGATCCCACAAATCATCACCGAACTGCGCAGCACGACTATCGCCGAGCGATCCGGCCGGGCGCAGGATGAAGGGCGCGGCATGGAGACGCTCCGTAAGCTGGGGCACATGTAATCCAAGCCGCCTCCGCAACCCTCACCGGCTGACGCCAATCCCAGGCCGTGCGCGGTCGCACTCACGTGCATCCTTGCACCGCCGAACAGACTGGCCATTGACCCATCGCACGCACGTGAATTCGGCCGGGTTGTTCTTTCCTGATTTTCCTGCGAACACGGCGCTCTCTCTGTCAGATAGCGGTCGGCCTCATTCTTGCTGAACCGTACGGTCATCACGGGGGAATCATGAACCGCTCACACCATTGCACGGACACCGACCGTATGGAGTTACGCTCCTACGTGAACTTGGCCGGAGAAGTCGTGGCCCGGCTCTGGCCGATGCGGACGTTCATCTCCCGCAACCCGCTACAGGGGCTTGAACATCTGCCATTTTCTCAAGCCGTCCAACTAGGGACCGAGCGATTCGGCGGAGCCGGCTACCTGTCGCCTCAGCTCTATCGTGAGGCCCATCGCGCAGGGCGTATCTCCGACGATGCGATTGACCAGGCCCTGGCGCCATTGGTACTCGATGACTCCATCCCGTTGGGATCCCGGATCCTGTCACATCGCGATGTTTTACGCGCGGCGCTGATTCACGATATTGAGCCGTCGGAATTCCTCTCGCGGACATCAGCTCTCGCCGAAATGGATGCGGAACGGTCGCTCGCGCTCGTGAACGCCTGGATGGAGCAGCTCCCGTCTGCAGACCAACGGCCACAGCCGCCAACCCGACGTCAGGC
Proteins encoded in this region:
- the cysD gene encoding sulfate adenylyltransferase subunit CysD, whose translation is MQHLRELEDQSVYILREAYKHFNELAMLWSMGKDSTVLLWLARKAFFGHVPFPLVHIDTGYEMPELIDYRDRLAKEWHLNLVVGQNREALAGGMGPDRGRVTCCTAMKIEALKHTIATHKWTAVILGIRADEEGTRAKERYFSLRDQHGEWNFRDQPPELWDQYKTTFPAGSHVRVHPLLDWTELNIWEYLEQERVSLPKLYFDRGAGTRYRSLGCVPCTGTVNSCANTIPQIITELRSTTIAERSGRAQDEGRGMETLRKLGHM